One Pullulanibacillus sp. KACC 23026 DNA segment encodes these proteins:
- a CDS encoding AAA family ATPase, translating into MRVTEVHIDQFGQFSDQFFEFPNVPFLVIQGQNESGKTTLIHFIKYMLFGFPSRSTLRSLGFLGDSDIQLGGRLVVWHPTAGRVTIVRHLRKASGEAVLYFPDGSQGDASLLKEWCHGIDLPLFDAIFGLDLDGLKDVHRMKPDTLQHYLFSTGMMGNAKILELERELEKSAQEHFRPLGKNPTMNQTLNELGRIREKLSVWEKKKAYYLSLKKEKEILTDKEKRLKQNQKTLLEKRQQFTEYKAVEPQLIDFQTLNRQMSSYPDNLDSFPHDGRARYESWRTQWVTLEGEKAELELQIHDLEGKIAQLTEQIDSRWAAERDQIQAFIEDMPRLDALLIEIGKIEERLNGEQRAYQIHLNRLEPAYKHHLSEEKILEADTSLQMSHQLTSALKDMQRLEQERDFIERDVAVIEQELHLLDTQSLKDHSLSSEEREAGERLYSLYLRRDARKEEVKRLETDLRQLKDGVKAQKKWKLYSSLALFIGLAALIGWLVGSKMFSPPSWTGWISGYILTLALLVWAGSQLLFKKTSSLEQLEAVQRRLSVLRQETELLKQQESLLQRYMEDQSFQEKEKARIEKRQALLDKRQLSQKEWEEAEALLQTRDNQFRTWLIQKGYPEIHDRSLALEYVNWMEQAKQKIYEIQSLQKTLDKLVKEKEQQDHSLEQLGERLGVSRLSLGDLRLTYENLLEMERKIDQHKQNMEKLREKERSYEEKIARFQKECYNLWQQAQVDSEEAFYTKEALLKKKEADSQELERLNQTLLKALGSPEQLERHQEDFNHLKWQGDWEERFSRELNQIEKNLQELQIDLEDLTVQIRQIEDDQSHAELIHQFELHRNQLNNEAKEWAIYKTALGLLIKAKETYKANRLPALVESAKEYFKLITDGKYIRLYYQETEGFSVEHEDGTLFRAEELSRGTAEQLYVSLRLALVDLFETRVALPLIVDDGFVNFDQGRLNQMMVVLEKVAKNRQVLLFTCHSYESTSIRMEDWKEKGRKVAN; encoded by the coding sequence ATGAGGGTAACTGAGGTTCATATTGATCAATTCGGTCAATTCAGTGACCAGTTTTTTGAATTTCCAAATGTCCCTTTTCTAGTCATACAAGGACAAAATGAATCGGGAAAAACAACCTTGATTCATTTTATTAAATATATGTTGTTTGGTTTTCCATCACGTTCCACCTTGCGTTCACTGGGGTTTCTAGGGGACAGCGATATCCAATTGGGAGGACGCCTCGTCGTTTGGCATCCTACTGCTGGCAGGGTAACCATTGTTCGCCATTTAAGAAAAGCAAGTGGTGAAGCTGTTCTTTATTTTCCAGATGGCTCCCAAGGTGACGCCTCCCTTCTAAAGGAGTGGTGTCACGGAATTGATTTGCCTCTCTTTGATGCGATCTTCGGGTTAGACTTAGACGGGTTGAAGGATGTACATCGAATGAAGCCTGATACGCTTCAGCATTACTTGTTTAGCACAGGGATGATGGGGAATGCCAAGATTTTGGAGCTGGAACGAGAACTTGAGAAATCCGCGCAGGAGCATTTCCGCCCCTTGGGGAAAAATCCAACCATGAATCAGACGTTGAACGAGTTAGGCAGGATTAGAGAGAAGCTTTCAGTATGGGAGAAAAAGAAAGCCTATTATTTATCTTTAAAGAAAGAGAAAGAGATTTTAACGGATAAAGAAAAGCGGTTGAAGCAAAATCAGAAAACCTTGCTGGAGAAAAGACAGCAATTTACAGAATATAAGGCCGTTGAACCGCAGTTAATAGATTTTCAAACGCTTAATAGACAAATGAGCTCATACCCGGATAATCTTGACAGCTTTCCTCATGATGGCAGAGCCCGTTATGAATCCTGGCGCACGCAATGGGTGACGCTCGAAGGGGAGAAGGCAGAGCTTGAGCTTCAAATCCATGATCTAGAAGGAAAAATCGCTCAATTAACCGAACAGATTGATAGCCGCTGGGCAGCTGAACGGGATCAAATACAAGCGTTCATAGAAGACATGCCGCGGCTCGATGCCCTTCTCATTGAAATAGGAAAGATCGAGGAACGGCTGAATGGTGAACAGCGAGCCTATCAAATTCATCTCAATCGCCTTGAACCGGCCTATAAACATCACTTAAGTGAAGAAAAGATATTAGAGGCAGATACGAGCCTTCAAATGTCGCATCAATTAACATCAGCTTTGAAGGACATGCAGCGGCTAGAACAGGAAAGGGATTTTATTGAGAGAGATGTAGCGGTTATTGAACAGGAATTACATCTATTGGATACACAGTCCTTAAAAGACCATTCCTTGTCATCGGAAGAGAGAGAAGCAGGGGAGCGACTCTATTCCCTATATTTAAGAAGGGATGCCCGTAAAGAAGAAGTCAAACGTTTGGAAACGGACTTAAGGCAGTTAAAGGATGGGGTCAAAGCGCAGAAGAAATGGAAGCTTTATTCCTCTCTGGCTCTATTTATAGGGCTTGCGGCTCTAATAGGCTGGCTGGTTGGAAGCAAAATGTTTTCTCCCCCTTCTTGGACGGGCTGGATAAGCGGCTACATACTCACCCTTGCGCTCTTGGTTTGGGCAGGCAGTCAGCTTCTCTTCAAAAAAACGTCTTCTCTAGAACAACTAGAGGCCGTTCAAAGGCGTTTATCCGTCCTGCGACAAGAAACAGAGCTGCTTAAGCAACAGGAATCCTTGCTTCAGCGCTATATGGAGGACCAAAGTTTTCAAGAAAAGGAAAAGGCTCGAATAGAAAAGAGACAGGCGCTGCTCGATAAGCGGCAACTGAGTCAAAAAGAATGGGAGGAAGCGGAAGCCCTCCTTCAAACACGAGACAACCAATTTAGGACCTGGCTCATTCAAAAGGGGTATCCTGAGATTCATGATCGTTCTCTCGCTCTTGAGTACGTCAATTGGATGGAACAAGCGAAACAAAAAATTTATGAGATCCAATCCTTGCAAAAGACATTGGACAAGCTAGTTAAAGAAAAGGAACAACAGGACCACTCTCTTGAACAATTGGGAGAACGCTTAGGAGTTTCACGATTAAGTTTGGGAGACTTAAGGCTGACTTATGAGAACCTGTTAGAAATGGAAAGGAAAATAGACCAACATAAGCAGAATATGGAAAAGTTGAGAGAGAAAGAGCGTTCCTATGAAGAAAAAATCGCTCGTTTTCAAAAGGAATGCTATAATTTATGGCAGCAAGCTCAAGTCGATTCTGAGGAGGCTTTTTATACAAAAGAAGCATTGCTGAAGAAGAAAGAAGCAGATAGTCAGGAATTGGAACGACTTAATCAAACATTGCTAAAAGCGCTTGGTTCTCCTGAACAATTGGAGCGTCATCAAGAAGACTTCAATCACTTAAAGTGGCAGGGGGATTGGGAAGAACGGTTTAGCAGAGAGCTGAATCAAATTGAGAAAAACTTGCAGGAATTGCAAATCGATCTAGAGGATCTTACAGTTCAAATCAGGCAGATTGAGGATGATCAATCACATGCTGAGTTAATCCATCAATTTGAGCTCCATCGCAATCAATTAAACAATGAGGCAAAGGAATGGGCCATTTATAAGACAGCTTTAGGTCTTCTCATAAAAGCGAAGGAAACTTATAAGGCTAATCGATTGCCTGCACTTGTTGAGAGCGCCAAGGAGTATTTCAAACTGATCACTGATGGCAAGTATATCCGTTTATATTATCAAGAAACGGAAGGGTTTTCCGTTGAACATGAAGATGGAACCCTATTTAGGGCGGAAGAATTAAGCCGTGGCACAGCTGAACAACTCTATGTGAGTCTGCGTCTAGCGTTAGTCGATTTATTTGAGACGCGAGTGGCCCTTCCTCTTATTGTTGACGATGGGTTTGTGAATTTCGATCAGGGGCGGTTGAATCAAATGATGGTTGTTTTAGAAAAGGTTGCAAAAAATCGTCAGGTCCTTCTTTTCACTTGTCATTCCTATGAGTCCACAAGTATAAGAATGGAAGATTGGAAAGAAAAGGGTCGAAAGGTGGCCAATTAA
- a CDS encoding DNA repair exonuclease — translation MTIRFIHAADFHLDRPYRGLTPLPNALYSQIIEAPFHALHQTITYAIENEVDFILISGDLYDSHNPSLRAEQRFKKEIERLRHLDISVYVIHGNHDPLDSVRLDVSNDQVEVFSDKVEVKRFIKEGKQTVNLYGFSYPTRHVTDSMISLYKKESGADYHIGLLHGSVKGTIEHDNYAPFTVQELIEKDFDYWALGHIHKRERLTDHAPIYYSGTPQGLSVKETGDKGVQLVTLSKRECKVDFLSTASFLFETMTIDITEMLTLNDVILEVESRKSLFKETGISGLFRLKVIGQSPLHHTLRTIEVQKELLDLFQDGEDQEEVFCWIMEMDCDTLPDYPRDDWGKESHFLGDLIRLIDDTDTLTPFVEELYTHSKARSYLDPIDAKQQESILKAAEQLIVRKLYDEGKGR, via the coding sequence GTGACCATTCGCTTTATACATGCCGCGGATTTTCATTTGGACCGCCCCTATAGAGGTTTGACGCCGTTACCCAATGCACTGTATAGCCAAATAATAGAAGCTCCTTTTCATGCCCTTCATCAAACCATCACCTATGCGATCGAAAATGAGGTTGATTTTATACTTATATCGGGTGATTTGTATGATAGTCATAATCCGAGCCTTCGAGCGGAGCAACGCTTTAAGAAGGAAATTGAACGTCTGAGGCATCTCGATATCTCGGTGTATGTGATTCATGGCAACCATGATCCTCTTGATTCGGTCCGCTTGGATGTGTCAAATGACCAAGTTGAAGTCTTTTCAGACAAAGTTGAGGTTAAGCGATTTATAAAAGAAGGCAAACAGACGGTCAACCTTTACGGCTTTAGTTACCCCACTCGTCATGTGACAGACTCCATGATTTCCTTGTACAAGAAAGAGTCTGGTGCAGATTATCATATCGGTCTTTTACATGGGTCGGTCAAAGGGACGATTGAGCATGACAACTATGCCCCCTTTACTGTTCAAGAACTTATCGAAAAGGATTTTGATTATTGGGCTTTAGGTCATATACATAAACGTGAACGGTTAACGGATCACGCTCCTATTTATTACTCAGGAACCCCTCAAGGTCTTTCGGTTAAAGAGACGGGAGATAAAGGTGTGCAACTGGTGACCTTATCGAAGAGGGAGTGTAAGGTTGATTTTTTGAGTACGGCCTCCTTTTTGTTTGAGACCATGACAATAGATATTACCGAAATGCTGACTCTAAATGATGTGATACTAGAAGTCGAGTCAAGGAAGAGCTTGTTTAAAGAGACAGGAATTTCAGGGCTGTTCCGTTTAAAAGTAATAGGTCAAAGCCCGCTGCATCATACCCTTCGAACGATAGAGGTGCAGAAAGAATTGCTGGACCTTTTTCAGGATGGAGAAGATCAAGAAGAGGTCTTTTGTTGGATCATGGAAATGGATTGTGACACATTGCCGGATTACCCGCGTGATGATTGGGGTAAAGAATCTCATTTCTTAGGTGACCTGATAAGACTAATTGATGATACCGACACACTGACCCCATTTGTTGAAGAACTCTACACCCATTCAAAAGCCCGAAGTTATTTAGATCCTATTGATGCCAAGCAGCAAGAGTCTATTCTGAAAGCCGCTGAGCAGTTAATTGTTCGCAAGTTATATGATGAAGGAAAAGGACGGTGA
- the deoD gene encoding purine-nucleoside phosphorylase, with amino-acid sequence MSVHIAAKQGEIADKILLPGDPLRAKYIAETFLENATCYNEVRGMYGFTGTYKGERISVQGTGMGVPSISIYTHELMADYGVKSLIRVGSCGAYLEEVKVRDVILAMSSSTDSQINKLHFQGIDFAPTANFELLKAAYDVTIEKNLPVHVGSIFTSDIFYNDNQEQTELLRKHGTLAVEMETAALYTLAARFKAKALSILTVSDHLITGEATTSEERQTTFNQMIEIALDAAIRS; translated from the coding sequence ATGAGTGTACATATTGCAGCAAAACAAGGTGAGATTGCAGATAAAATTTTACTTCCCGGTGACCCTCTACGGGCAAAGTACATTGCGGAAACTTTTTTAGAAAATGCCACTTGTTATAACGAAGTGCGCGGTATGTATGGTTTCACTGGAACCTATAAAGGAGAACGCATTTCCGTACAAGGAACTGGAATGGGCGTCCCTTCTATTTCAATCTATACACATGAACTTATGGCGGACTACGGTGTTAAGAGCTTAATTCGTGTCGGGTCTTGCGGCGCTTATTTAGAGGAAGTAAAAGTGAGAGACGTTATCTTGGCGATGTCTTCTTCAACCGATTCACAAATCAATAAACTTCATTTTCAAGGCATTGATTTTGCTCCAACCGCTAACTTTGAACTTCTTAAGGCTGCTTATGACGTCACCATCGAAAAAAACTTGCCTGTTCATGTCGGCAGCATTTTCACAAGTGACATTTTCTACAACGATAATCAGGAACAAACGGAGTTGCTCAGAAAACATGGAACATTAGCTGTAGAAATGGAAACAGCCGCATTATATACATTAGCGGCCCGTTTTAAAGCAAAAGCGCTCTCTATTCTTACTGTTAGCGATCATCTTATAACAGGTGAAGCAACGACTTCAGAAGAACGCCAAACTACCTTTAACCAAATGATTGAAATTGCCTTAGATGCCGCTATTCGTTCATAA
- the yhfH gene encoding protein YhfH yields MQNPVEFFRNLPKKRCLECGKRMDEQAESYQVECESCQAKKRD; encoded by the coding sequence ATGCAAAACCCGGTTGAATTTTTTAGAAACTTACCTAAGAAAAGATGTCTTGAGTGCGGAAAAAGGATGGATGAACAAGCAGAGTCTTATCAAGTGGAATGTGAGAGCTGTCAAGCTAAGAAGAGGGACTAA
- a CDS encoding SDR family oxidoreductase: MSSIKLFDLTGKTAIVTGGGRGLGHQMSIALAEMGASVVACSRRVENCEALVKEIEALGGEALALPCDITKPEAVENVVNRTLEKFGTIDILVNNSGASWGAPALEMPLEAWHKVMEVNVTGTFLMTQAVARHMVERGEGSIINLASVAALKGSEPEIMDAIGYQASKGAIVSFTRDMAAKLGPKGVRVNAIAPGFFPTKMSKGVLEVSGERVLEHTPLRRFGGNEDLKGAVIYLASKASDFVTGHVLVVDGGSTAV, from the coding sequence ATGTCAAGTATAAAGCTTTTTGATCTAACAGGAAAAACAGCTATTGTTACAGGCGGCGGTCGCGGGCTTGGTCATCAAATGTCGATCGCATTAGCTGAAATGGGAGCGTCTGTTGTCGCGTGTTCTAGAAGGGTAGAAAATTGTGAAGCGCTCGTCAAGGAAATAGAAGCGCTGGGCGGAGAAGCACTTGCTCTGCCATGTGATATTACGAAGCCTGAAGCTGTCGAAAACGTGGTCAATCGCACATTAGAAAAGTTTGGAACCATTGATATTTTAGTAAATAACAGCGGTGCAAGCTGGGGAGCGCCTGCACTTGAAATGCCTCTTGAAGCCTGGCATAAAGTCATGGAAGTGAATGTAACAGGAACATTCCTGATGACACAAGCTGTGGCGCGTCACATGGTAGAACGCGGTGAAGGATCAATTATCAATTTGGCGTCGGTTGCGGCACTAAAAGGTTCAGAACCTGAAATAATGGATGCCATCGGTTATCAAGCTTCCAAAGGGGCCATCGTCTCATTTACAAGAGATATGGCGGCAAAGTTGGGGCCTAAAGGGGTGCGCGTCAACGCCATTGCACCGGGCTTTTTCCCGACAAAAATGTCAAAGGGTGTCCTTGAAGTCTCCGGAGAGCGAGTGCTAGAGCACACCCCATTGAGACGATTTGGCGGTAATGAGGACCTTAAAGGAGCGGTTATTTATCTCGCATCCAAAGCGTCCGACTTTGTGACCGGGCATGTTTTAGTTGTCGATGGCGGCTCAACAGCCGTCTAA
- a CDS encoding long-chain fatty acid--CoA ligase, translated as MLDEPRPWLNVYDERIVRDLPASNESMNDLLKQAVQKYKKDVALTFYNQTFTYEQVQGIVEQFAQALYKSGFRKGDRLAVMLPNCPQSFFSLFAVFRLGGIVVQVNPMYVEREIEYVLKDSEATSIMALDAFYPKIKSVQPKTPSLKQVIVSSFSGKLDFELSEGDYLLEDFLKTTDEQAPEIEINALEDVAVLQYTGGTTGVSKGVMLTHANLRSNVEQVYEFSFKTLDYPYNAKIMTVLPLFHIYGLTCNAFQGIRTGANQILLPRFDPIEILETVSKHEVFSFSGVPTMYVALNAQKDIENSGLTKIRLFNSGGAAMPLRQLHLFEQRTRSQLYEGFGLSECSPVTHSNPVFTDRRAGSIGIPLPGTTAAIVREGENGLEVLPAGEVGELAIKGPQVMKGYWRRPEATAEVLKEGWLLTGDLARMDEDGYFYIVDRKKDMIIASGYNVYPREIEEVLYEHPAIQETVVIGVPDAYRGETVKAYVTLKPGQSVTEDEIIAFAKERLSPYKVPKIVEFRDELPKSAVGKLLKRELRDEDMKKQSSLDQPTDLNR; from the coding sequence ATGTTAGATGAACCAAGGCCTTGGTTAAACGTTTATGATGAGCGCATAGTACGGGATCTGCCGGCATCAAATGAATCCATGAATGATTTATTGAAACAAGCCGTACAGAAATACAAAAAGGATGTTGCTTTAACTTTTTATAATCAGACATTTACTTATGAACAAGTTCAAGGGATCGTTGAGCAGTTTGCGCAAGCCCTTTATAAGTCAGGGTTTAGAAAAGGTGACCGGTTAGCTGTCATGCTTCCGAATTGTCCTCAGAGCTTCTTTTCCCTTTTTGCTGTGTTTCGCCTTGGTGGGATTGTCGTCCAGGTCAACCCGATGTACGTGGAACGTGAAATAGAGTACGTCTTAAAGGATTCTGAAGCCACCTCAATTATGGCTCTTGATGCTTTTTATCCAAAAATAAAATCTGTTCAACCCAAAACACCATCACTTAAACAAGTCATAGTGTCTTCCTTTTCAGGCAAATTGGACTTTGAATTAAGTGAAGGAGACTATTTGTTAGAGGATTTTCTTAAAACGACTGATGAGCAGGCTCCAGAAATCGAAATCAATGCCTTAGAAGATGTCGCGGTTCTTCAATATACAGGGGGAACAACAGGCGTCTCTAAAGGGGTTATGTTGACCCATGCTAATCTGCGTTCGAACGTTGAGCAGGTCTATGAATTCAGTTTTAAAACGCTTGATTACCCTTATAACGCTAAGATAATGACTGTTCTCCCGCTTTTTCATATTTATGGATTAACCTGCAATGCCTTTCAAGGAATTCGAACAGGAGCGAATCAGATTCTTTTACCTCGGTTTGACCCAATAGAAATTTTGGAAACGGTATCTAAGCACGAGGTGTTTTCCTTTTCTGGTGTTCCAACAATGTACGTGGCGTTGAACGCACAAAAAGACATTGAGAATTCGGGTCTTACTAAGATTCGCCTTTTTAATAGCGGAGGAGCGGCCATGCCTCTTCGACAACTTCATCTATTCGAGCAGCGAACCCGTTCTCAATTATATGAGGGTTTCGGTTTATCTGAATGTTCACCTGTCACCCATAGTAATCCGGTGTTTACAGATCGACGTGCGGGCTCAATCGGCATTCCTCTCCCTGGTACAACAGCGGCCATTGTCCGAGAGGGTGAAAATGGATTGGAAGTTCTTCCGGCAGGGGAAGTTGGCGAATTAGCGATCAAAGGCCCGCAGGTTATGAAAGGGTACTGGCGACGCCCTGAAGCGACGGCTGAAGTTCTGAAAGAGGGCTGGCTCTTAACAGGAGATTTGGCACGAATGGATGAAGACGGTTATTTCTATATCGTTGACCGTAAGAAGGATATGATTATTGCAAGCGGTTACAATGTCTATCCACGTGAAATTGAAGAGGTGCTATACGAACATCCAGCCATTCAGGAAACAGTGGTGATCGGAGTGCCCGATGCCTATCGCGGTGAAACGGTAAAAGCCTACGTGACGCTCAAGCCGGGTCAAAGCGTTACAGAGGATGAAATCATCGCATTTGCTAAAGAACGCTTATCGCCTTATAAGGTTCCCAAAATTGTGGAGTTCCGCGATGAGTTGCCCAAATCCGCGGTTGGAAAATTGCTCAAAAGAGAGCTTCGGGATGAAGACATGAAGAAACAGTCATCATTGGATCAGCCAACTGATCTTAATCGATAG
- a CDS encoding YhzD family protein has product MFTYTLTAYEKDGTKLIDEVFEAENDELARYRGENKLIELGLSEKTSRVTSRGKLIHFHR; this is encoded by the coding sequence ATGTTTACCTACACGCTTACAGCCTATGAAAAGGATGGAACCAAACTCATTGACGAGGTCTTTGAAGCAGAGAATGATGAACTTGCCCGCTACAGAGGAGAAAACAAATTAATTGAACTTGGTCTCTCTGAAAAAACAAGCCGTGTCACATCCCGAGGAAAGCTCATCCACTTTCATAGATAG
- a CDS encoding Cof-type HAD-IIB family hydrolase, which translates to MVYRILALDIDGTLLKNNHRLDRSTKEAVAFAKEKGAIVTLVTERHFHSAAKVAKALKLTHPIVTHNGAFISTTIDDPIHTNKISHDVLLQLVEFLETYNCRIRFAHERLSVSNRPRQKNLIAKMTVGVSEPLFYPVTYVNSLSGYLRENGDDAAEVEVELYNDNMEEVLQAMEDFFPSLQVRKEDATTLVLTNHGATKWGGLSYLCHRLGIPVHQVVTVGDDANDLEMIEKAGLGVAMQNAPKEVRAKADWITRSNDMNGVAYVVREVFRKQMKTYV; encoded by the coding sequence TTGGTTTATCGCATACTCGCATTGGACATCGATGGCACCCTTTTAAAAAATAATCATCGCTTAGATCGTTCAACGAAGGAGGCAGTTGCTTTTGCAAAAGAGAAAGGCGCGATTGTGACACTTGTCACAGAACGTCATTTTCATTCCGCGGCAAAAGTGGCAAAGGCGTTAAAATTGACACATCCAATCGTGACACATAATGGAGCTTTTATCTCCACTACAATTGATGATCCCATCCATACGAACAAAATTAGTCATGATGTCTTGCTTCAGCTTGTCGAATTTCTTGAAACTTATAATTGCCGCATTCGATTTGCACATGAGCGCTTATCTGTCAGCAATCGTCCTAGACAAAAAAATCTGATTGCTAAAATGACGGTAGGCGTTAGTGAACCCCTATTCTATCCAGTTACTTATGTGAACTCTTTAAGTGGTTATCTTCGTGAGAACGGAGATGACGCGGCAGAAGTAGAAGTTGAATTGTACAATGACAATATGGAGGAAGTCCTGCAGGCGATGGAAGACTTTTTCCCTTCTTTACAAGTCAGGAAAGAGGATGCCACAACGCTTGTCTTGACGAATCATGGGGCAACTAAATGGGGCGGCTTGAGCTATTTGTGTCACCGCTTAGGGATACCTGTCCATCAAGTGGTGACAGTCGGTGACGATGCTAATGACTTAGAGATGATTGAAAAAGCGGGGCTCGGTGTAGCCATGCAAAACGCACCTAAGGAAGTTCGGGCTAAAGCCGATTGGATCACGCGCTCAAACGACATGAATGGTGTTGCCTATGTTGTTCGTGAGGTATTCCGCAAACAAATGAAGACTTATGTATAA
- a CDS encoding formate/nitrite transporter family protein, producing MSFLAPNEIAQKAVENGTKKANLPFLSQVLLGFLGGAFIAIGFLLDIRVTAGMPANVWGSFPSFLGAAVFPVGLILIIVGGGELLTGNLMAVAMAWYSRKVSFAQLIGNWISILIFNFIGAVFVAYFFGHVVGLTETAPFLDKTVAIAQAKYSEAWWPTFVSAVGCNWLVCLAVWLAYGANDMIGKIVGIWFPIMTFVAIGFQHVVANMFVIPAAIFAGQATWGDFFTNFFPVLLGNIVGGSIMVGLIYWMTYIRSPKAD from the coding sequence ATGTCATTCTTAGCACCTAATGAAATTGCCCAAAAGGCCGTAGAAAATGGGACGAAAAAGGCAAATCTTCCCTTTCTTTCACAAGTTTTACTAGGATTTTTGGGTGGAGCCTTCATCGCTATTGGTTTTCTTTTAGATATTCGTGTCACCGCTGGTATGCCTGCCAATGTTTGGGGTTCCTTTCCCTCCTTTTTAGGAGCTGCCGTCTTCCCAGTTGGACTTATTCTCATTATTGTGGGAGGGGGAGAACTTTTAACGGGAAATTTGATGGCCGTCGCAATGGCTTGGTATTCAAGAAAGGTGAGTTTCGCTCAATTAATTGGCAATTGGATTAGCATCCTTATTTTTAACTTTATTGGCGCGGTTTTTGTCGCTTATTTCTTTGGTCATGTTGTTGGTCTTACAGAGACCGCACCGTTCCTCGACAAGACGGTTGCCATTGCACAAGCTAAATATTCGGAAGCGTGGTGGCCGACCTTCGTTTCAGCCGTGGGGTGTAACTGGTTAGTCTGTCTCGCGGTTTGGCTGGCATATGGGGCCAATGATATGATTGGAAAGATAGTTGGAATCTGGTTTCCCATCATGACCTTCGTCGCGATCGGTTTTCAGCACGTTGTCGCCAATATGTTCGTTATTCCTGCCGCTATCTTCGCCGGTCAAGCCACATGGGGAGACTTTTTCACTAACTTTTTCCCCGTCCTGCTCGGAAATATAGTCGGCGGAAGCATCATGGTTGGCCTAATTTATTGGATGACCTATATTCGATCACCAAAAGCGGATTGA
- a CDS encoding cation transporter, with the protein MEVIRSIKVKDLQDEKADEVSRILYDVWGIRNVEVNVDTSEAVVSFNEDSASLEDFEQALMDSGYQIEI; encoded by the coding sequence GTGGAAGTAATCAGATCAATTAAAGTGAAGGATCTGCAAGATGAAAAAGCAGATGAGGTCAGCCGAATTCTTTATGATGTATGGGGCATTCGAAATGTCGAAGTCAACGTAGATACAAGCGAAGCCGTCGTATCCTTTAACGAAGACTCAGCCTCACTCGAAGACTTCGAACAAGCCCTAATGGACAGCGGCTACCAAATAGAAATTTAA
- a CDS encoding DUF1641 domain-containing protein, translated as MAKAITKLNKSVPDPVEEQRQAIEQLMEMTADSRNALMETLEILQRLQEYGVLEALRAMLNQGHRVSALAIQQVNKPGTYNMIKNVFAMVEIMSALDLSGLGAMTGGVTKGIENASESLKTNEQINVWGLMKILKDPDVNAALTAGVSFLKGIGEHLRMQASEQASEAH; from the coding sequence ATGGCTAAGGCGATTACTAAGCTTAATAAATCAGTTCCAGATCCGGTTGAAGAACAGCGCCAAGCCATTGAACAATTAATGGAGATGACGGCTGATAGTCGAAATGCCCTAATGGAGACGCTTGAGATATTGCAGCGGCTTCAGGAGTACGGGGTGCTTGAGGCGCTCAGAGCGATGCTGAATCAAGGGCATCGTGTCAGTGCCCTTGCCATTCAGCAAGTGAATAAGCCCGGTACGTATAACATGATTAAAAATGTCTTTGCCATGGTTGAAATCATGAGCGCATTGGACTTAAGCGGGCTGGGTGCCATGACAGGCGGTGTCACAAAAGGGATCGAGAATGCCTCTGAATCCTTAAAAACAAACGAGCAGATCAATGTTTGGGGCTTAATGAAAATTTTAAAGGATCCTGATGTAAACGCCGCTTTAACGGCCGGTGTCAGCTTTTTAAAGGGAATCGGTGAACACTTAAGAATGCAGGCATCGGAGCAAGCTTCAGAAGCCCACTAA